One Labrus mixtus chromosome 22, fLabMix1.1, whole genome shotgun sequence genomic window carries:
- the calua gene encoding calumenin-A, translating into MMRSLWVCLALCAVVGSSKPTEKKSRVHDEEPLSRLDHNDNKNFDYDHEAFLGQDEAKTFDQLPQEESKRRLGIMVDQIDSNRDGFVSEDELKLWIKNAQKKHVYESVERQWKDFDLNDDGVISWDEYKNVTYGTYLDDPEVDSEYNYIAMMARDERRFKVADTNGDLIADKHEFTAFLHPEDHEHMKDVVVQETIEDIDKDGDGFIDMKEYIGDMYTAEEESEDPEWVESERQQFIEFRDKNKDGKMDKEETLDWILPSDYDHAEAEAKHLLHESDTNKDGKLSKQEILNKFDVFVGSQVTDFGEALLRHDEF; encoded by the exons atgATGCGATCGTTGTGGGTGTGTCTCGCTCTCTGCGCCGTCGTCGGCAGCAGTAAGCCGACGGAGAAGAAGAGTCGAGTTCACGACGAGGAACCTCTGAGCCGCCTCGATCACAACGACAACAAGAACTTCGACTACGACCACGAAGCGTTTCTGGGACAAGACGAGGCCAAGACCTTCGATCAGCTGCCGCAGGAGGAGAGCAAGAGGCGGCTCGG catcaTGGTGGATCAAATCGACAGTAACAGAGACGGCTTCGTGTCTGAAGACGAGCTGAAGCTTTGGATTAAAAACGCTCAGAAGAAACACGTCTACGAGAGCGTGGAGCGTCAGTGGAAGGACTTCGACTTGAACGACGACGGCGTGATCAGCTGGGACGAGTACAAGAACGTCACGTACGGAACCTACCTGG ACGACCCTGAGGTCGACTCGGAGTACAACTACATCGCCATGATGGCGAGGGACGAGAGACGATTCAAGGTCGCAGACACCAACGGAGATCTGATCGCAGACAAACACGAGTTTACGGCGTtcctccatcctgaagaccACGAGCACATGAAGGATGTTGTGGTGCAG gaAACAATCGAGGACATTGACAAGGATGGGGACGGTTTCATCGACATGAAGGAGTACATCG GGGACATGTACACAGCGGAGGAGGAGTCGGAGGATCCGGAGTGGGTGGAGTCAGAGCGTCAGCAGTTTATTGAgttcagagacaaaaacaaagacgggAAAATGGACAAAGAGGAAACTCTGGACTGGATCCTCCCGTCAGATTATGACCACGCTGAAGCCGAGGCCAAACACCTGCTGCACGAGTCAGACACCAACAAG GACGGGAAACTCAGCAAACAGGAAATCCTGAATAAATTCGACGTGTTTGTCGGGAGTCAGGTGACGGACTTCGGCGAGGCGTTGCTACGACACGACGAGTTCTAG